The following are encoded in a window of Spea bombifrons isolate aSpeBom1 chromosome 2, aSpeBom1.2.pri, whole genome shotgun sequence genomic DNA:
- the FZD9 gene encoding frizzled-9, with protein MTRFCWLLTLPFLWQLLALAWTLEMGLYDVERGRETKCEPIQIPMCQGIGYNMTRMPNYVGHESQEEAAVKLQEFAPLVEYGCHVHLRFFLCSLYAPMCTEQVSTSIPACKPMCEAARLKCSPIMERFNFGWPDSLDCSRLPSKNDPNALCMEAPENATSGDPPNNGQGMLPVAPRLPPLSGAGTGLPSRCANPDKFLYVERSGVCAPKCTPGVDVYWSSGDKDFALVWMAAWSGLCFISTAFTVLTFLLHPQRFQYPERPIIFLSMCYNVYSTAFLIRAAAGAPSIACDREGGAPYLIREGLESSGCTLVFLILYYFGMASSLWWVVLTLTWFLAASKKWGHEAIESHGSYFHLAAWGVPAVKTIIILTMRKVGGDELTGLCYVGGSDPSALTGFVLVPLSCYLVTGTSFLLTGFVALFHIRRVMKTGGTNTEKLEKLMVKIGVFSILYTVPATCIIVCCFYERLNLAHWEARAREESCRTATGSGRPDCTLAHSIPSVAVFMLKIFMSLAVGITSGVWVWSSKTLQAWQGILCQRRLGVVSARTRGKPRGVVPCTLGSCPYKPPPLALQVAKSGPFMDSPTHV; from the coding sequence ATGACCCGTTTCTGCTGGCTTTTAACTCTTCCGTTCCTGTGGCAGCTGCTGGCGTTGGCCTGGACGCTGGAGATGGGTCTCTACGACGTGGAGAGGGGGAGGGAGACCAAGTGCGAGCCCATTCAGATTCCCATGTGTCAGGGAATTGGCTACAACATGACCAGGATGCCCAACTATGTGGGCCATGAGTCTCAAGAAGAGGCAGCGGTGAAGCTCCAGGAGTTCGCCCCGCTGGTGGAGTATGGCTGCCATGTTCACCTCCGCTTTTTTCTCTGCTCCCTTTATGCCCCCATGTGCACCGAGCAGGTGTCAACTTCAATCCCTGCCTGCAAGCCCATGTGTGAAGCTGCTCGTCTAAAGTGCTCCCCCATAATGGAGCGATTCAACTTCGGGTGGCCTGATTCCCTGGATTGCTCACGTCTTCCTAGCAAGAATGACCCTAATGCTCTGTGTATGGAAGCACCTGAGAATGCAACAAGTGGCGACCCTCCAAACAATGGACAAGGTATGCTTCCAGTGGCCCCCCGCCTTCCACCCCTATCGGGAGCTGGTACAGGCCTTCCCAGTCGCTGTGCCAATCCTGACAAGTTTCTGTATGTAGAGAGAAGTGGAGTGTGTGCTCCAAAATGCACCCCCGGGGTAGATGTCTATTGGTCATCAGGTGACAAGGACTTTGCTTTGGTGTGGATGGCTGCATGGTCTGGCCTTTGCTTTATCTCCACCGCCTTCACTGTTTTGACATTTCTGCTGCATCCCCAGCGATTTCAGTATCCTGAAAGGCCTATCATCTTCCTCAGTATGTGCTACAATGTATATTCTACTGCATTTCTCATCCGTGCTGCAGCTGGGGCCCCCAGCATCGCCTGTGATCGTGAGGGAGGAGCACCCTACCTGATCAGAGAGGGTCTTGAAAGCAGTGGCTGCACGTTGGTCTTCCTGATCCTGTATTACTTTGGCATGGCCAGCTCTCTGTGGTGGGTCGTGCTAACCCTTACCTGGTTTCTGGCAGCTAGCAAAAAGTGGGGCCATGAAGCGATTGAGTCTCACGGTAGCTATTTCCACCTTGCTGCTTGGGGAGTTCCAGCTGTGAAAACGATTATCATCTTAACTATGAGGAAGGTAGGGGGAGATGAGTTGACGGGGCTCTGCTATGTTGGGGGGTCAGATCCCAGTGCCCTAACTGGCTTTGTGCTGGTGCCACTCTCCTGTTACTTGGTGACAGGCACATCATTTCTCCTGACCGGCTTTGTTGCCCTCTTCCATATTAGACGGGTAATGAAGACTGGGGGAACCAACACAGAGAAACTGGAGAAGCTGATGGTTAAGATTGGTGTATTCTCCATCCTATATACTGTTCCAGCTACTTGTATTATTGTCTGTTGCTTCTATGAGAGGCTCAATTTGGCTCACTGGGAAGCCAGAGCACGCGAGGAGTCCTGTAGGACAGCGACTGGAAGTGGCAGGCCAGACTGTACTTTAGCCCACTCCATTCCAAGTGTTGCAGTCTTCATGCTTAAGATCTTCATGTCGCTGGCTGTGGGTATTACCAGCGGGGTGTGGGTGTGGAGCTCTAAGACTCTGCAGGCCTGGCAGGGCATCTTGTGCCAACGTCGGCTTGGGGTAGTGAGTGCTAGGACTCGAGGGAAGCCCAGAGGAGTGGTTCCCTGCACCTTGGGGAGCTGCCCTTACAAACCACCACCACTCGCTCTTCAAGTTGCCAAGTCTGGCCCCTTCATGGACAGTCCAACGCATGTGTGA